A section of the Drosophila sechellia strain sech25 chromosome 3L, ASM438219v1, whole genome shotgun sequence genome encodes:
- the LOC6605566 gene encoding uncharacterized protein LOC6605566 — MKTSWSFSCGVLLLCAIMCYGHNVTKSNSSQEIIRVKVLPQSTPSDTSTGSSISTTATPTTPKPKDSPTAKSGIQAHEIEEEDDNFHNDRLPALSEDEYNNLSEDANPLHFLKQQPLDLENEEVPPKPEKTEKSQQKPESQTESKPDSEVMAPQSSGSPIYITIPIYISTGGKLPITLTIGDQDLSLKKTSGSNRKNPSTKSPNSFFNRLLQQIESPKRGTTNRHRSQLKSHVYAMKEKDNQGNKDEKKLKVLLHSPMQ; from the exons ATGAAGACATcttggagctttagttgcggAG TTTTGCTCCTGTGTGCGATTATGTGCTATGGCCATAATGTAACGAAATCAAACAGCAGCCAGGAGATCATCAGAGTGAAGGTCTTGCCGCAGTCCACTCCTTCAGATACCTCAACTGGTTCCTCCATATCCACCACCGCCACACCCACAACTCCCAAACCCAAGGACAGTCCTACAGCCAAGTCCGGAATACAGGCTCACgaaatcgaggaggaggacgacaacTTCCACAACGATCGCCTTCCCGCCTTATCAGAGGATGAGTACAACAACCTGAGTGAAGACGCCAATCCGCTGCACTTCCTCAAGCAACAGCCTCTGGATCTTGAAAATGAGGAG GTGCCGCCGAAACCTGAAAAAACAGAGAAG tcCCAGCAGAAACCTGAATCTCAAACCGAGAGCAAGCCAGATTCGGAAGTGATGGCTCCACAATCCTCCGGTTCACCCATCTACATAACCATTCCCATTTACATTAGCACGGGTGGTAAGCTGCCCATTACATTGACCATTGGAGATCAGGATTTGTCATTAAAAAAGACAAGCGGATCCAACAGGAAGAATCCCTCTACCAAATCACCGAACTCGTTCTTCAATCGCTTGCTGCAGCAGATTGAGTCGCCCAAGAGGGGAACCACCAATCGCCATCGCAGCCAGCTCAAGAGTCACGTATATGCGATGAAGGAGAAGGACAATCAGGGGAACAAGGATGAGAAGAAACTCAAGGTTTTGCTTCATAGCCCAATGCAataa
- the LOC6605565 gene encoding uncharacterized protein LOC6605565 has protein sequence MIDQHKPSRKSEKSSHRSGKNHSDKPHKVKTHDPLKKQKKRALKKLRRKSSTVNFPYQLFLYRQELKRASADFSYLRLSKAKIVLTSQLIAQKMGSCNPDCSVDELKELSREVQFQKRLCHQVERLQQFRQLGLTEMILNGKKTTL, from the coding sequence ATGATTGACCAGCACAAGCCCAGCCGCAAATCAGAGAAATCCAGTCACAGGTCGGGAAAGAACCATTCCGACAAACCACACAAAGTGAAGACCCACGATCCGCtcaagaaacagaaaaagcgGGCTCTGAAGAAGCTCCGCCGCAAGTCATCCACTGTGAATTTCCCGTACCAGCTCTTCCTGTACCGCCAGGAACTAAAGCGGGCCAGCGCCGACTTCTCCTATCTTCGGCTCTCCAAGGCCAAGATAGTGCTCACCTCCCAACTGATCGCACAGAAGATGGGCAGCTGCAATCCCGATTGCAGCGTGGATGAGCTCAAGGAACTAAGCCGCGAGGTGCAGTTCCAGAAACGCCTCTGCCATCAAGTGGAGCGCCTGCAGCAATTCCGGCAACTTGGACTCACCGAGATGATCCTCAACGGCAAGAAGACGACGCTGTAA